One Oryza glaberrima chromosome 10, OglaRS2, whole genome shotgun sequence DNA segment encodes these proteins:
- the LOC127753023 gene encoding protein DETOXIFICATION 49-like, which yields MCEALVDRQVLPPCGCNGGGGDVVVVVVPKTSAAPVLEDRPKTSAAAVSKGGEAASILRLSLPMIMTGLILYIRPMISMLFLGRLGELALAGGSLAIGFANITGYSVLSGLAMGMEPVCGQAVGAGNLPLVGATMQRMVLLLLAVSVPVAFLWAWMEPLLLMCGQDAAIAAAAQRYILFCLPDLLFLSLLHPLRIYLRVQSINLPLTACAALAVASHLPINHLLVSVLGLGIEGVALASAWANLNLVIFLLAFVYVSGVHRDTGGFSLPRKMFKDVDGWVRLVRLAAESCASVCLEWWWYEIMILLCGLLANPRATVASMGILIQTTSLLYIFPSSLSFGVSTRVSNELGANRPSAARAAARAGLALSAVQGLASLAFAVSVRGAWARMFTPDADILALTASVLPILGLCELGNCPQTTGCGVLRGSARPRDGAHINLGAFYGVGTPVAVGLAFWAGMDFRGLWLGLLAAQAACVAVMLVVIQRTDWDVQAKLAQVLAGAAANDDGGHGVNEAGGDDAVAHVKVAAPHGDEDSSLLITVST from the coding sequence ATGTGCGAGGCTCTCGTTGACCGGCAAGTCCTCCCCCCGTGCGGttgcaatggcggcggcggcgacgtcgttgTCGTTGTGGTGCCGaagacgtcggcggcgccggtgttGGAGGACAGGCCGaagacgtcggcggcggcggtgagcaagggcggcgaggcggcgtcgATCCTGCGGCTGTCATTGCCGATGATCATGACGGGGCTGATACTGTACATCCGGCCGATGATCTCGATGCTGTTCCTCGGCCGGCTCGGCGAgctcgcgctcgccggcgggTCGCTCGCCATCGGATTCGCCAACATCACGGGGTACTCCGTGCTGTCCGGCCTCGCCATGGGCATGGAGCCGGTGTGCGGCCAGGCCGTGGGCGCCGGGAACCTCCCCCTCGTCGGCGCCACCATGCAGCGgatggtgctcctcctcctcgccgtgtcCGTGCCCGTCGCCTTCCTCTGGGCGTGGATGGAGCCGCTCCTCCTGATGTGCGGCCaggacgccgccatcgccgccgccgcgcagcgctACATTCTCTTCTGCCTCCCtgacctcctcttcctctcgctCCTCCACCCGCTCCGGATCTACCTCCGCGTCCAGTCGATCAACCTGCCGCTCACGGCGtgcgccgcgctcgccgtcgcctcccacCTCCCCATCAACCACCTCCTCGTCTCCGTCCTCGGCCTCGGCATCGAGGGCGTCGCGCTCGCCTCCGCCTGGGCCAACCTCAACCTGgtcatcttcctcctcgccttcgTCTACGTCTCCGGAGTGCACCGCGACACCGGGGGATTCTCGCTGCCGCGCAAGATGTTCAAGGACGTCGACGGGTGGGTGCGGCTGGTCAGGCTGGCCGCCGAGAGCTGCGCCAGCGTCTGCCTCGAATGGTGGTGGTACGAGATCATGATCCTGCTCTGCGGcctcctcgccaaccccagggccACCGTGGCGTCCATGGGGATCCTCATCCAGACCACGTCGCTGCTCTACATCTTCCCGTCGTCGCTCAGCTTCGGCGTGTCCACGAGGGTCAGCAACGAGCTCGGCGCGAACCGGCcgtccgccgcgcgcgccgcggcgagggcggggcTCGCGCTGAGCGCCGTTCAGGGCCTCGCCTCCCTCGCGTTCGCCGTGTCTGTGCGCGGCGCGTGGGCGCGCATGTTCACGCCGGACGCCGACATCCTCGCGCTCACGGCGTCGGTGCTCCCAATCCTCGGCCTCTGCGAGCTCGGCAACTGCCCGCAGACCACCGGCTGCGGCGTGCTCCGCGGGAGCGCGCGGCCGAGAGACGGCGCCCACATCAACCTCGGCGCGTTCTACGGCGTCGGCACGCCGGTCGCCGTCGGGCTCGCGTTCTGGGCGGGCATGGACTTCAGGGGGCTCTGgctcggcctcctcgccgcgcagGCGGCGTGCGTCGCGGTGATGCTCGTCGTGATCCAGCGCACGGACTGGGACGTGCAAGCCAAGCTCGCGCaggtgctcgccggcgccgcggccaatgacgacggcggccacggcgtcAACGAAGCCGGTGGGGATGACGCGGTCGCGCACGTCAAGGTCGCGGCGCCCCATGGCGACGAGGACTCGAGCTTGCTCATCACCGTGAGCACGTAG
- the LOC127753516 gene encoding arogenate dehydratase/prephenate dehydratase 6, chloroplastic-like, with the protein MAYTSSSLHLHKHLLLPKTNPSSSYSRPPPPSFVAAAAKINGVNGHSSKKSPNGKAQINGDGKKGVNGSGRKKAAAQHINGNDRIHLSVSTGGAGGQDGFGLRVAFQGAPGAYSEFAAKTALPGCDTVPCRAFADALAAVDGGAVDRAILPVESTMEGTALRNYDLLLRHDLVMVQEINLFVHYCLLAMPGVRAAEVRRVISHPMALAHCGRALARLGVDREPVEDTAGAVEMLRSNRMLDTAAIASPRAADLYGLDVLAHGLQDESWNVTRFLLLSKPPSPVTLPMDADAKTSMVVAHRGGSMMVVLKVLSAFSSRNINLTKLEVINNNDGGGGGAAGHPVMILDTSARGAPTLRAFPHVLYVDCEGASHDPRVLDAIKEIERFAVFVRVLGSYAADSNVYDLQ; encoded by the coding sequence ATGGCctacacctcctcctccctccacctccacaagcacctcctcctccccaagaccaacccctcctcctcctactcgcggcctccgcctccgtcgttcgtcgccgcggcggccaagATCAACGGCGTCAACGGACACTCCTCCAAGAAGTCCCCCAACGGCAAGGCGCAGATCAACGGCGACGGCAAGAAGGGGGTCAACGGGAgcgggaggaagaaggcggcggcgcagcacaTCAACGGGAATGACCGGATCCATCTGTCGGTGAGCACGGGCGGCGCCGGGGGCCAGGATGGGTTCGGGCTCCGGGTGGCGTTCCAGGGCGCGCCGGGCGCGTACAGCGAGTTCGCGGCGAAGACGGCGCTCCCCGGGTGCGACACCGTGCCCTGCCGCGCGTTCGCCGACGCGCTGGcggcggtcgacggcggcgccgtcgaccgCGCGATACTGCCCGTCGAGTCCACCATGGAGGGCACCGCGCTGCGGAACTACGACCTCCTGCTGAGGCATGACCTCGTCATGGTCCAGGAGATCAACCTGTTCGTCCACTACTGCCTCCTCGCCATGCCCGGTGTCCGCGCCGCAGAGGTGCGCCGGGTGATTAGCCACCCCATGGCGCTCGCGCACTGCGGCCGCGCGCTGGCGCGGCTCGGCGTGGACAGGGAGCCCGTGGAGGacaccgccggcgccgtggaGATGCTGCGGTCCAACCGGATGCTCgacaccgccgccatcgccagcccgcgcgccgccgacctcTACGGCCTCGACGTGCTCGCGCACGGCCTCCAGGACGAGTCGTGGAACGTCACCCGCTTCCTGCTCCTCTCCAAGCCTCCCTCGCCGGTGACGCTGCCCATGGACGCCGACGCCAAGACCAGCATGGTGGTCGCCCACCGGGGCGGCTCCATGATGGTGGTCCTCAAGGTCCtctccgccttctcctcccGCAACATCAACCTGACCAAGCTGGAGGTCATCAAcaacaacgacggcggcggcggcggcgcggcgggccaCCCCGTGATGATCCTCGACACGAGCGCCCGCGGCGCGCCGACGCTCCGCGCGTTCCCGCACGTCCTCTACGTAGACTGCGAGGGCGCCTCCCACGACCCGCGCGTCCTCGACGCCATCAAGGAGATCGAGAGATTCGCGGTGTTCGTCCGCGTTCTTGGCTCCTACGCCGCCGATTCCAACGTCTACGACCTGCAATGA
- the LOC127753298 gene encoding ethylene-responsive transcription factor ERF027-like: protein MEQRAAAAAQQRQGRRQSAAAAAACGIRRARAETRHPVYRGVRFRAGKWVSEIRELRKPSRIWLGTYATPEMAAAAYDAAALALRGRGAALNFPDAARSRPAPASASADDVRAAAAAAAAAMAPPPHQEEDDSRRQLEDGGGGVVDEDDVLEMPRLMVSMAEGLMISPPPVMLGLQADGGGIMDEGGGVVSLWDHS from the coding sequence ATGGagcaacgggcggcggcggcggcgcagcagcggcaggggaggaggcagagcgcggcggcggcggctgcgtgcGGGATcaggcgggcgcgggcggagaCGCGGCACCCGGTGTACCGCGGCGTGCGGTTCAGGGCGGGGAAGTGGGTGTCGGAGATCCGGGAGCTCCGGAAGCCGAGCAGGATATGGCTCGGCACGTACGCCACCCCCgagatggccgccgcggcgtacgACGCCGCCGCACTGGCGctgcgcgggcgcggcgcggcgctcaACTTCCCCGACGCCGCGCGGTCCCGCCCCGCCCCGGCGTCCGCGTCCGCCGACGAcgtgcgcgccgcggccgccgccgccgccgccgcgatggcgCCGCCACCACACCAGGAGGAGGACGACAGTCGACGTCAGCtcgaggacggcggtggcggcgtggtggacgaggacgacgtGCTGGAGATGCCGAGGCTGATGGTGAGCATGGCGGAGGGGCTGATGATCAGCCCACCGCCGGTGATGCTCGGCCTGCAGGCGGACGGCGGTGGAATAatggacgagggcggcggcgtggtgagCTTGTGGGATCACAGCTGA